The nucleotide sequence TGGTTTTCTCTTCCGTGTCTTTGTGTTCTGCGACTCGAGCAATTCCCGCATCGATCTTTAATAAGAACGGTTCAAGCTGCTTCACATTGATCATGCCAAGTGTACCAAGAAGCAAGAGAAGGTTTTTCATTGTATTGGTGTTTTCTGGCTTGTCCATCGTTTTAACCGCAATATCTAGTACTTTATCTCCTTGACCAAATAACCCGTTTAGAAGTGTGAGAAGCCCTTTGTCTTGCATATGGTTCATAATCTCCAGTGTCTGCAAAATGGCTGCCTTGTTTTCGATGAGAGCATCTTCTACCTCACGCAGGTCATTTGAACGTTTTTCTTCGTCTGATATCGATAGTTTATGAATGTTCTTAATCGCCTTAGCCATGTTGGTTACGCTCCTTTTTCACAGCATCTCCTGGAAAGATATAATCCTTTCGTGCCCACTTTTTCTCAACTCCAACTCCCACTTGCGGCTGTGGATTGCCATAGCGGTAGTTTGTCTTTGGAAGTGGATTAACACCTTCTTCTTTTAAAATCTCTAGTTTAGCACTTGTCTCTTTATATGCAGGTGTATCAGTATCTTTATCAGAATAACTGCTTGTAAGTAGATTGATAGCTGCTTCTCCACTATCATTCATAGGGAGATAGACCTCCTTTCCTTTTACCCGATCAGTTATCAAACAATGAACCTTAACACTTCCATAAGGAGAGGATAATCTCACAAGCGTACCGTCTTTCAGTCCTCTTTCTATGGCTAGTTCATGAGAGACTTCTAAAAAAGTATTTGGAGTTTTTGACGTTATTCCCTTCGATTGATATGTCATGTTTCCTTCATGAAAGTGTTCTAATAATCTTCCATTATTTACATGGATATCATATTCTTCTCCAAATTCCTTTGGCTGTGTCCAGTCAACCGGAAACAAACGGGCTTTTTTATCTTCAAATGGAAATCCTTCAGTAAAAAGAATAGGAGTATCTGTGCCATCTTCTGCTACAGGCCATTGAAGGCTTTTGTATCCCTCTAATCTTTCGTAAGAAACCCCTGCAAAAAGCGGTGCTAATTGAGCTGCTTCAGCCATAATGTCACTAGGATGTGTGTAATCCCATCCGGCTCCCAGTCGGTTAGCAATGTCGCGGATGATTTCCCAGTCCGGTTTGGAGTCACCTAGTGGTTCCATCACCTGATAAAGTCGTTGTATCCTTCTTTCCGTGTTCGTGAATGTGCCCTCCTTCTCAAGACTTGGACTAGCGGGAAGAACGACATCAGCAAACTGAGCTGTTCTTGTTAAAAACAAGTCTTGAACCACAAAAAAGTCTAGTTTCTCGTATGCAGCGTGAACGTGGTTGATGTTTGAGTCAACAATTCCCATGTCTTCTCCTTTTAAATACATTGCTTTTACATTTCCATCATGTATTCCCTGAACCATTTCGTGATTGTTAAGGCCTGGTTCTTCAGGAATCTTCACACCCCATGCTTGTTCATATTTGAATCTTACCTTTTCGTCAGCCACTTTCTCATAAGAAGGAAGACGATCTGGCATGCTTCCAAAATCACTAGCTCCTTGAACATTGTTGTGTCCGCGTAACGGATACGATCCTACACCTGGCCGTCCATAATTTCCAGTAACTAATAGCATGTTGGATATAGCTGTACTAGTATCACTTCCGCCCATATGCTGTGTAACACCCATCGCCCAAAGGACACACACACTTTTTGATTGAGAGATCGTTTCAGCTAATTGAATAAGGATATCTTTGGAAAGTCCTGTTGCTTTTTCAGCATAATCCAATGTGAACTTTTCAAGATTTTCTTTAAACGTGTCTAAACCGTTAACATGTTTTTGCAAGAATTCGTAATCAGCCCAGCCTTGATCTAAAATATATTTGGTAACTGCTGAAAGCCACACAAGATCAGATCCTGCACGTGGTTGAATAAATACATCGGCTCGATCAGCCATTTCATGTTTTCTAAGGTCAGCTACAATTAGTTTTTGGTTGTGTAATTTATGAGAGCGCTTAACACGTGTTGCTAATACAGGGTGAGATTCTGATGTGTTCGACCCAATTACAATAACGAGTTCTGATTTTTCAATATCCTTAATTGAACCAGAATCACCCCCGTGTCCTACAGTACGGAACAGCCCCATGGTGGCTGGGGTCTGGCAGTAGCGTGAACAGTTATCAATATTGTTAGTTCCAATAACTCCCCGTGCTAATTTTTGCATCAAATAAGATTCTTCGTTCGTGCATTTAGATGAACTAATAAATGTTAATGCTTGTGACCCATACTGCTCTTTAATCTCTGTAAACTTGGATGCGATTAGGTTGTATGCTTCATCCCAAGATGCTTCTCTAAAGAAGTCTCCATCACGGATTAATGGCTTTGTTAAGCGTTCTTCACTATTAACAAAATCCCAGCCGAATTTTCCTTTTATACAAGTTGAAATCCCGTTTGCAGGTGCCTCAATTTGTGGATCTACTTTTAGAATTTCTCTGCCTTTAGTCCAAACGTCAAAGCTGCATCCGACACCGCAATAGGTACAGACCGTTTTCGTTTTCTTGATTCTTTGTTCTCTCATGGCCGCTTCCATGTCTGAAATGGCTAATATGGATCCATAACCAGTTTCAACACTTTTCGTTATCTCAATCATCGGGCGCAGAGTCTCACGGTTGATCCCGGTCATATACCCTGCTTCACCTTCCATGCCCTTCTCCATCATGGCATTACAAGGGCAGACTGTTGAACAATGTCCGCAAGATACACAAGAAGATTCATTGATAGGAACATCTTTGTCCCAAATCACTCGAGGTCTTTCGCGTTCCCAATCTATTGAGAGCGTTTCTGTTACTTGAACATCCTGACAGGCCTCCACACAGCGTCCGCATAAGATACATTGATCAGGATCATATCTATAAAATGGATTAGAGTTATCCACTTCATATGGCTTATGGTCAAAAGGGATGCTTTGATGGTTAATCTTCATTTCTTTTACCGTATTATGTACTTCGCATCCACCATTGTTATAATCACAAACCGTACAATAAAGCTCATGGTTAAAGAGGATTCGGTCCATCCCTATAACTTGGGCTTCTTTTACTTCGTCAGAATTTGTATCAATTTCATCGCCTTCTTTTAAATTGGTCGAACACGCTCTGACAAACTCTCCATTCACTTTGACGATACAGGTGTCGCAAGTTTCAATAGGTCCAAGGCTAGGGTGATAACAAACATGAGGAACTTGATCAGGGGAATCAGTGAGTAAATTTAGTATCGTTTGATCTTTCATCGCTTTTGCTTCTGATCCATTAATTTTTATAGTGAACTCTGACAAATGATCTTCACCCTTTCATAAAGAAATTAACTTACAAAACATTCAGTCATCTCAAATTCTCGTTTCCCTAATCGTTATCTCCTTAAACAAAAAGTCCTAATCAGAAGACGACATTGAAAAGGTTCTAAAAAAATGAATGCGGGTATCTCCGCTCCAGGCTACATGCTTTTCGCGTGGCGGGCGGTGAGCCCCCTGCCGCTACACGGCCTTAGTGGTCTCACCTGCCCCACTCGTCCCGCAGGAGTCAGTGCCCTTCCTCTACAATCCCTACAAGAAGTATGAAAAAATCAAAAAGAATTTTGAAGTTAATGAACTAAAAAAGATAAGGCAAGGGCAAAAAAAGACTTCGCAAGTAATTTTCATGCGAAGCCTTTGTTTCGATTAAAAAAAAACCGGTAAAATTCAACCGGTTTTTCAGCAGCCTCCCTCATTGGAGTCTCTTAGTTATCTAAGTCGATTTCAATAAGATCATACGAGGTTACGATTCCTAAAGGCTTTTCATTTTCACTTCCATTTAAGGTGATAATGATGGCTTCAAGCTTTTTACCTTCTCTATGGATGTTCTCAAATATTTCTTCTGCTTTAAAAATACTTGAGGTTTTTGAAATAAAAGCAACTAGTTGTTTATTTTCATTGTCAGCAATGTCTGAAATTTTTGCGTTGTTTAAGTCAATTACTTGATCAGCAAGGCGATCAGTCAACCAGTTCAAAAGGTAAGTTGCTGTTAAAAGCCAAAGGTACTCTCCTTTTTCATTATATATGGGAAAACGAGAGTAAGATGTTTTTCTGATACAGCTTAACACATCTTCAAGACGGTCACTTTCTTTAAAATGTTGCACCTTCTTAGTTGCAATATTTAAAGCCGTTTCGGGTTTCATAAAATAGCCTGCGATTTTTTCAATTCGCTCAACGATTTCTAAATGAGGTTCTGCAATGTAATAATCATGATCTATCTTTTCATGAACAATGGCGTTCCTCAATTTAGCAAACTGAATGAGTTCATTATAAAAAGAACGAATAAGAGAATGTTTCGACATGCCTGTTTCTACTAAGTTTTTAAATCTGTCATCTTTCGTATCTTTTACTTTGTCTATTAAGCATTTGTGGATCTGGTTAAAGGAAATTTCAAATCTTTCCGATAAGCTGTTTTGTTTATTTGATTTTATGTGAGTAACAGTCATCCTTTATCTCCCCTTATTTATACTGCACTACCCATTTACTACCCTTAAATGTTCACATATTAAACCAAAATTGTTTTCACGTATATGATGCTTTTGGAAGTGGTTGATTTTCGTTTCAATATGCTCATTTTCCGGTAGGCCACCATGAAGATGGACATTCCATTCATTACAGCATTTGTGCTCCTGCGTATACAAGTAAAATATTAACGAAGTGGACTTCCTCGCCGCCGGCCACAATATTCTAGAAAACAACTTAAACAAAAAACGAACCCATTCTTGGATTCGTTTTTATTGCAGTTATTCACTTTCTGGGAAAAGGGGTAATGGATCGTTCAAGTTTTCCCATTGAAGATCACTCATCTCCTTATCACTCAAAAGGCATTGATCTAAATCGAATATAATCTTTTCTTTATTATAATCAATACCTATTAAAACCAGTTCTGTAATTCGGTCTCCAAATTCATTGTCCCAGTTTGGGTTTTGATTCATTTCATCATCTAACAGCTCTTCTTGTTCACTTAATGGTAATGCTGCAACCCACTGTCCAGCAGGCTGAAAAATGATACTCGTTCCTGCTTGGCTTAAGAGTATAGCCCAATCATTTCTAGAGGCAACCCAGATAAAACCTTTTGCCCGAACAATTTCTGATGGCCAATTTTCTAAAAAATTATATAGCCTTTCGGGGTGAAAGGGTCTTTTCTTTCGATAGACAAAAGAGGAAATACCATACTCGTCTGTCTCAGGAATATGTTCATTTTCGAGTTCCTTCATCCAACCAGCGGATTCACTAGCTTGCTCAAAATCAAATAAGCCAGTAGAAAGAATTTCTTTCGGTTCGATTTTTCCGAATTCTGTTTCAATTAATTTTGCTTGAGGCTGTAGTTTTTTTAGGACTCTCTTTAGCTCTTCTCGATCATCCTCCTCTAAAAGATCACATTTATTTAGAATAAGAACATCACAAAATTCAATCTGATCGATCAGTAAGTCTACTACTTCTCTTGTGTCGAGGTCATCTAAAGCTTCTTTCCGATCTAACAAACTTTCTCCTGAAGCAAAGTCGTTCCAAAAACGATTCCCGTCAACTACTGTGACCATTGTATCTAATTTACAATAAGAAGCGAGATCAACACCTGATTCCTCATCTAAATAAGTAAAAGTTTGTGCAACAGGAATTGGTTCACTGATTCCAGTAGATTCAATCAGAATATAGTCAATTTCTCCATTTTTTACGATACGTTCAACTTCTATTAAGAGATCCTCCCTTAATGTGCAGCAAATACAGCCGTTAGTCATTTCAACGAGCTTTTCGTCTGTTCTTGATAACTTTGTCTCGTTCTTAACTAGTGAAGCATCTATATTGATCTCACTCATGTCATTAACGATTACGGCAACTTTTAATCCGTCCCTATTTGATAAAACGTGGTTTAATAGTGTGGTTTTTCCCGCTCCTAAATAACCGCTTAATACTGTAACAGGTACTCTTCTCTTAAGTGTATGTATCATGTTTAACTCCTTTAAATCGTAATCATTTCGATTTATATCTTAAAACACCTTGTTTAATATGTCAACGAAAAAAAACCTGCTCTCTGTATATGAGCAGGTTTGCAGTGCTTTGTTTTTATCGCCGCTGCGAACACATAGAATAATCGTATATTATCATTTAATTGGAAAGTTCGATCATAACAAAAGGCTTCTTCGTTTATTTTATGAATAGTGTAATGATTACTCAGAAATGAACAAAAAAAAGACGCGTATCTATATACACATCTTTTGTTTAATAATCTTTCCATTCAATTTTTCCGCACTTATTATCTGAATCCAGCTCAATTTCAAAATCATGCTTTTCATAAAAGTGGACGAGTCTTTCAACATGGCCCCAGTCTCTTGCTGCAATATCACCTTTTATGATGGGAATATTTTTTTCAGTTGCCGTTTCTTTTAAATATTGCATACAGATGGAACCGTATCCTTTATTCGCAGGTCCTTTGATATCCCCAATATGAAGCGTATTTTCATCTTCGTATACAGCATCAATTGAAAAGTCCCAGCCATCATATCTCGATTCACAATCATTAATCATAATCTTGCACTGATCAAGCTGCTCAGATTTATATACAATAACAAGATTATCTTCTTTTGTTTGATCTACACCTATCACGTCATAATTTTTTGCAATTTGCTTCATGTCGTTCTGCATGCGTAATAACTGAAATTCAAGTTCGTTCCGATCAAGTTTTGTTTCCTTTTCTTGTTCTTGCCCAAGTAATAACACAAAATCTCCTCCTCATACAAGAAGCTGAAACACACAGTTTCTCATTGTACTAGAGGCGGTGAAACATTTCAAATGTTACTTATTAACAATTTGGATGAATGAGGTAAAATTCTTTTTGTCTATTCGTCAAATATTGCATTTTATTGTCCTTAAAACATACCGTTTCTTCAAGATAGATTGGAATGTCTTTGTTCCACTCAGGAACAAAATGTCTAATATTAAATTCCAAAGCGTAGCATGTATTTTCTTCAATCTGCAAATCTCCTCTTACAGGTATAGATTCTTGTTTATCGTATAATCCGATTAGAGGGCCGGCTCCGTGACAATGATATCCAATCGGGTGTGAATAAAGCATGGCAGAAATATCATGTTCTGCTGCTTTTTTTAAAACACTTTGGAAGATATCGTTACCTGTCATACCAGCTTCACATGCAGAAAAGAAAATATCTTCAAACGAATTAGCAATCTTCATTGCTTTTTTTAATTCGAATGGAACTTCCGATTCGTCTGATTTTAAAACATATGCTAATTGTTGGAAGTCTGTACACAAACCAAGATATTCGATGCCAAAATCTAAATGGAGAATGTCACCTTGCAATATCGTTCCTTCTATTCTGTCAGCAGATCCATCCCTTCGTTGAATATCCACTGTTGGATAAAAGGAAGTCCTTAATCCAAGGTCTAATACTCTCTGATTAATCCATGCGACGATGTCATGTGTAGAAGTAACACTTGGAGTTATTTGTATATTAGAAAATGTTTGTTCAACAATTTTCTTTGTGATTTCTGTTAATTCTTTGTATGTCTCGATCTCCGCTGAAATACGTGTCTGCAGCCAATCAATACTAAGGTTTTCTGAAGATACAAGGTTAGATGAATGAGCTTTGCCGATCGAGCTTTTTAATTGCTTATAAACAGAATGACTTAATCCGTCACAGAAAGAGTAATGTGAAGATGTATTTACAGCAATGTTATTAGGTTGATAAATATCCATAATTTTTCTCAAGACGCTGAATGAATCTTCCCCTTTTTGAGCGGGATAACAGCTATAGAAAGGTTCGAATTGTTTATTAGAAGAAATCACGTACCTTTTTATTACTTCAGATTGTTTTTCTTTTACAAAGGCAAAAATCGTCAGCCTTCTAGAGCTATCGATCGCTGAGGGGAAAAAGGTTATGCCTATAGGATCTTCATGATATTCTTTTCCAATTGTTACCCACATATCTGTTTGATGTTTCTTCATTAAAGCAGGCAATAACTGCTTCAGTCTTGTTAAAAGCCATTCGTCCATTATTCGTTGACGTTCAGCTAAAGGTTTTATTGTTATATAAGCTGAATTTTCTTTTGTATGTATTTTCATCACTACTCTCTCCTTACAATGCCATATTCTTATCTTTCTCTTTTTAAGTTTAAAGTCCTTTGAGGTCTCGTTTCATTTTTTAGTGCATATGAATAGGAGGACAACGTGTACAAGGAGATGCACCATGTATGAATATATTTTTTCGAGGAGTATTACTTTTAGCGGCAGCAGCATTAGTAGGTGAAAGCTTAGAGTTTATCGTAAACATGGTCTTAGCAAGGCAGCTAGGCGAACTCGGCTTAGGACATTACATGTCCATCTTTCCGACTGTCATCTTAATCATTATTATTGCAAGTCTGGAACTTCCTATTTCGATCTCAAAATTTGTGGCCGAAAAAGAAGACAAACAACATTACAGCATGTTAAAGCATGCTACAAAATTAACGTTATTACTTACACTTGCTATGATCGTACTAGCTGTCATTATCCTTCCATTTATACCTGTATTCAATAACTATCATCCTCTCGTAAGGTGGTTGATGGTCTTATTGATTCCTCTCATATCGCTTACCTCAATCGCCAGAGGTTTTTTTATGGGAAAACAGCAAATGGGCAAACTTGCTTTTTCAAATTTATTTCGAAAACTTGCCCAGCTTATTTTGTTAACGGGGATCTATCAACTCTTTTCTTTCGATAAAGAAACCGCAATTCTTGTAGCATTGGCTACTTTCGTTGGAAGTGAACTTGTAGTTTTTCTTTATCTTTTTACAGCTTATCTCGTTCAATACAGGAGAATGCAGTCACACACGAATGAACATTTAAGTTCTGGAGAAGTAACCAAGAGTCTTATGGCAGTTACAATACCAACGACGGGTTTACGTTTATTTCATGCCGTTACTAACGCTGTTCAACCTTTTCTAATAAAGTACTCCCTCTCCATGACAGGCCTTTCTGATGCAGCTGCAACAGAACAGTTCGGTTTGTTAGCAGGAGTTGCTATTACAATCGGTTTCTTCCCAGCTTTCATTGCTCATTCACTATTAGTCGTCTTAATTCCGACGGTTTCAGAAGCAACGGCAAAAAAAGATGTGGAGAAACTTAAAATGCTGCTGATTCGCGTTATGGGGATTACAGCGTTATATGGTTTTCCTGCCGTTACGATTTTTCTTCTATTCTCAGAAAAGTTAACTGTCACGTTCTTTCATTCTCTTTCAGCAGCTACTTACCTAGAATTGTTATGGCCTAGCTTTTTATTTACTTTTTTTCTTATACCGCTCCAAGCTTATTTAATCGGGCTAGGATTAATTAAGACCGCATTTATTCAATCGGTGTGGGCGACAACTCTGTCATTTGCTCTAATGTATACTCTGGGGTCACAGCCTTCGTTTGGTATGCACGGAATTATCATTGGAATGAACGCCGGTTCGGTTCTGTTGATGCTTCTTCATTATTTTTCAGTGTGTAAAGCAATCGGAATCAATACATTCTTGAGGCCAATAAATCATTTTCAAGAATAAAAAAAGCGTCTTAAGAGGAAACACTACTGCCTCTAAGACGCTTTTTTCTTATACCACTTGTGTTGGCTGTGATAATGCAGCG is from Fictibacillus sp. b24 and encodes:
- a CDS encoding M24 family metallopeptidase, translated to MKIHTKENSAYITIKPLAERQRIMDEWLLTRLKQLLPALMKKHQTDMWVTIGKEYHEDPIGITFFPSAIDSSRRLTIFAFVKEKQSEVIKRYVISSNKQFEPFYSCYPAQKGEDSFSVLRKIMDIYQPNNIAVNTSSHYSFCDGLSHSVYKQLKSSIGKAHSSNLVSSENLSIDWLQTRISAEIETYKELTEITKKIVEQTFSNIQITPSVTSTHDIVAWINQRVLDLGLRTSFYPTVDIQRRDGSADRIEGTILQGDILHLDFGIEYLGLCTDFQQLAYVLKSDESEVPFELKKAMKIANSFEDIFFSACEAGMTGNDIFQSVLKKAAEHDISAMLYSHPIGYHCHGAGPLIGLYDKQESIPVRGDLQIEENTCYALEFNIRHFVPEWNKDIPIYLEETVCFKDNKMQYLTNRQKEFYLIHPNC
- a CDS encoding oligosaccharide flippase family protein, whose product is MNIFFRGVLLLAAAALVGESLEFIVNMVLARQLGELGLGHYMSIFPTVILIIIIASLELPISISKFVAEKEDKQHYSMLKHATKLTLLLTLAMIVLAVIILPFIPVFNNYHPLVRWLMVLLIPLISLTSIARGFFMGKQQMGKLAFSNLFRKLAQLILLTGIYQLFSFDKETAILVALATFVGSELVVFLYLFTAYLVQYRRMQSHTNEHLSSGEVTKSLMAVTIPTTGLRLFHAVTNAVQPFLIKYSLSMTGLSDAAATEQFGLLAGVAITIGFFPAFIAHSLLVVLIPTVSEATAKKDVEKLKMLLIRVMGITALYGFPAVTIFLLFSEKLTVTFFHSLSAATYLELLWPSFLFTFFLIPLQAYLIGLGLIKTAFIQSVWATTLSFALMYTLGSQPSFGMHGIIIGMNAGSVLLMLLHYFSVCKAIGINTFLRPINHFQE
- a CDS encoding DUF1641 domain-containing protein, yielding MAKAIKNIHKLSISDEEKRSNDLREVEDALIENKAAILQTLEIMNHMQDKGLLTLLNGLFGQGDKVLDIAVKTMDKPENTNTMKNLLLLLGTLGMINVKQLEPFLLKIDAGIARVAEHKDTEEKTSYFDLVRSLKDPEINRAVTILMQFLKGMGQETEPYEKTTQNTPQKRVNQTKDKTLE
- a CDS encoding GTP-binding protein, with protein sequence MIHTLKRRVPVTVLSGYLGAGKTTLLNHVLSNRDGLKVAVIVNDMSEINIDASLVKNETKLSRTDEKLVEMTNGCICCTLREDLLIEVERIVKNGEIDYILIESTGISEPIPVAQTFTYLDEESGVDLASYCKLDTMVTVVDGNRFWNDFASGESLLDRKEALDDLDTREVVDLLIDQIEFCDVLILNKCDLLEEDDREELKRVLKKLQPQAKLIETEFGKIEPKEILSTGLFDFEQASESAGWMKELENEHIPETDEYGISSFVYRKKRPFHPERLYNFLENWPSEIVRAKGFIWVASRNDWAILLSQAGTSIIFQPAGQWVAALPLSEQEELLDDEMNQNPNWDNEFGDRITELVLIGIDYNKEKIIFDLDQCLLSDKEMSDLQWENLNDPLPLFPESE
- the fdhF gene encoding formate dehydrogenase subunit alpha, translating into MSEFTIKINGSEAKAMKDQTILNLLTDSPDQVPHVCYHPSLGPIETCDTCIVKVNGEFVRACSTNLKEGDEIDTNSDEVKEAQVIGMDRILFNHELYCTVCDYNNGGCEVHNTVKEMKINHQSIPFDHKPYEVDNSNPFYRYDPDQCILCGRCVEACQDVQVTETLSIDWERERPRVIWDKDVPINESSCVSCGHCSTVCPCNAMMEKGMEGEAGYMTGINRETLRPMIEITKSVETGYGSILAISDMEAAMREQRIKKTKTVCTYCGVGCSFDVWTKGREILKVDPQIEAPANGISTCIKGKFGWDFVNSEERLTKPLIRDGDFFREASWDEAYNLIASKFTEIKEQYGSQALTFISSSKCTNEESYLMQKLARGVIGTNNIDNCSRYCQTPATMGLFRTVGHGGDSGSIKDIEKSELVIVIGSNTSESHPVLATRVKRSHKLHNQKLIVADLRKHEMADRADVFIQPRAGSDLVWLSAVTKYILDQGWADYEFLQKHVNGLDTFKENLEKFTLDYAEKATGLSKDILIQLAETISQSKSVCVLWAMGVTQHMGGSDTSTAISNMLLVTGNYGRPGVGSYPLRGHNNVQGASDFGSMPDRLPSYEKVADEKVRFKYEQAWGVKIPEEPGLNNHEMVQGIHDGNVKAMYLKGEDMGIVDSNINHVHAAYEKLDFFVVQDLFLTRTAQFADVVLPASPSLEKEGTFTNTERRIQRLYQVMEPLGDSKPDWEIIRDIANRLGAGWDYTHPSDIMAEAAQLAPLFAGVSYERLEGYKSLQWPVAEDGTDTPILFTEGFPFEDKKARLFPVDWTQPKEFGEEYDIHVNNGRLLEHFHEGNMTYQSKGITSKTPNTFLEVSHELAIERGLKDGTLVRLSSPYGSVKVHCLITDRVKGKEVYLPMNDSGEAAINLLTSSYSDKDTDTPAYKETSAKLEILKEEGVNPLPKTNYRYGNPQPQVGVGVEKKWARKDYIFPGDAVKKERNQHG
- a CDS encoding CBS domain-containing protein — its product is MTVTHIKSNKQNSLSERFEISFNQIHKCLIDKVKDTKDDRFKNLVETGMSKHSLIRSFYNELIQFAKLRNAIVHEKIDHDYYIAEPHLEIVERIEKIAGYFMKPETALNIATKKVQHFKESDRLEDVLSCIRKTSYSRFPIYNEKGEYLWLLTATYLLNWLTDRLADQVIDLNNAKISDIADNENKQLVAFISKTSSIFKAEEIFENIHREGKKLEAIIITLNGSENEKPLGIVTSYDLIEIDLDN